One Mangrovimonas cancribranchiae DNA segment encodes these proteins:
- the rpsO gene encoding 30S ribosomal protein S15 has translation MYLTKEKKAEIFEKYGKGKNDTGSTEGQIALFTHRINHLTGHLKNNQKDFNTERSLVKLVGKRRSLLDYLAKKDIVRYRELIQELGIRK, from the coding sequence ATGTATTTAACAAAAGAAAAAAAAGCAGAAATCTTCGAAAAGTACGGTAAAGGAAAAAACGATACCGGTTCAACCGAAGGACAAATTGCATTGTTTACCCACAGAATTAACCACTTAACTGGACACTTAAAAAACAATCAAAAAGATTTTAACACCGAGCGTTCGTTAGTAAAATTAGTAGGTAAGCGTAGATCGTTACTGGATTACTTAGCTAAGAAAGATATTGTAAGATATCGTGAGTTAATTCAGGAATTAGGAATTAGAAAATAA
- the accD gene encoding acetyl-CoA carboxylase, carboxyltransferase subunit beta, producing MSWFKRKEKNIQTSTEEKKDTPKGLWYKSPTGKIVDTKELEQNFYVSPEDGYHVRIGSKEYFEILFDDNKYKELDTKLESKDPLKFVDTKKYPDRLKAAQEKTKLKDAVKTAVGKSKGNNLVVACMDFSFIGGSMGSVVGEKIARAADYALKKKIPFMIISKSGGARMMEAALSLMQLAKTSAKLAQLAEAKVPYISLCTDPTTGGTTASFAMLGDINISEPGALIGFAGPRVVRDTTGQELPEGFQTSEFLLEHGFLDFITHRKDLKDKVNLYIDLISNQPLRA from the coding sequence ATGTCTTGGTTTAAAAGAAAAGAAAAAAACATTCAAACAAGCACCGAGGAGAAAAAAGACACTCCTAAGGGGCTTTGGTATAAATCACCTACAGGAAAAATAGTCGATACCAAAGAGCTTGAACAAAATTTCTACGTTAGTCCAGAAGACGGCTACCATGTAAGAATAGGAAGTAAAGAATATTTCGAAATACTTTTTGACGATAACAAATACAAAGAACTAGATACAAAGTTAGAATCTAAAGACCCTTTAAAATTTGTTGACACAAAAAAATATCCCGACCGCTTAAAAGCAGCGCAAGAGAAAACAAAACTTAAAGACGCTGTAAAAACTGCCGTAGGAAAATCAAAAGGTAACAACTTAGTTGTTGCCTGTATGGATTTTTCCTTTATTGGAGGCTCTATGGGAAGTGTTGTTGGTGAAAAGATTGCCCGTGCTGCCGATTATGCTTTAAAGAAGAAAATACCATTCATGATTATCTCAAAATCAGGTGGTGCCCGTATGATGGAAGCCGCATTATCTTTAATGCAATTAGCTAAAACCTCAGCAAAACTAGCCCAACTAGCCGAAGCTAAAGTACCTTACATCTCGTTATGTACCGATCCTACCACAGGAGGAACAACAGCGTCCTTTGCTATGCTAGGCGATATTAATATTAGCGAACCCGGTGCATTAATAGGATTTGCTGGACCACGCGTCGTTAGAGATACTACAGGGCAAGAACTCCCAGAAGGGTTTCAAACCTCAGAGTTTTTACTAGAACATGGGTTTTTAGACTTTATAACACATCGTAAAGATTTAAAAGACAAGGTTAATTTATATATCGATTTAATATCTAACCAACCATTAAGAGCCTAA
- the fbaA gene encoding class II fructose-bisphosphate aldolase: MAHNIKPGVATGKEVQNIFNHAKENGYALPAVNVIGSNSINGVLETAAALNAPVIIQFSNGGAQFNAGKGLSNDNQKAAIAGSVAGAKHVHQMAELYGVPVILHTDHCAKKLLPWIDGLLDASEAHFKETGKPLYSSHMIDLSEEPLEENIEICKTYLERMSKMGMTLEIELGITGGEEDGVDNTDVDDSKLYTQPEEVAYAYEELSKVSDQFTIAAAFGNVHGVYKPGNVKLTPKILKNSQEYITKKYNVEHNHIDFVFHGGSGSTVEEIREAIGYGVIKMNIDTDMQYAFMTGVRDYMNDKADYLKTQIGNPEGSDVPNKKYYDPRVWLRKGEDAFVERLKKAFEDLNNVNTL; the protein is encoded by the coding sequence ATGGCACACAATATTAAACCAGGAGTTGCAACAGGCAAAGAGGTTCAAAACATTTTTAATCATGCAAAAGAAAACGGGTATGCATTACCTGCGGTAAATGTTATAGGATCCAATTCTATTAACGGTGTTTTAGAAACTGCAGCAGCCTTAAATGCACCTGTAATTATTCAATTTTCAAACGGTGGCGCACAATTTAATGCGGGTAAAGGATTAAGTAACGACAATCAAAAAGCTGCAATTGCGGGCTCAGTTGCTGGCGCAAAACACGTACACCAAATGGCAGAACTTTATGGTGTTCCTGTTATTTTACATACCGACCATTGCGCTAAAAAATTACTTCCTTGGATTGATGGCTTATTAGATGCTAGTGAAGCGCATTTTAAAGAAACCGGAAAACCACTTTACAGTTCTCATATGATTGATTTAAGTGAAGAACCCCTTGAAGAAAACATAGAGATCTGCAAAACCTACCTTGAAAGAATGAGTAAAATGGGCATGACCCTAGAAATAGAACTTGGTATTACAGGCGGTGAAGAAGACGGTGTTGATAATACCGATGTAGACGACTCTAAACTTTACACCCAACCAGAAGAAGTCGCTTATGCTTACGAAGAATTAAGCAAAGTAAGTGATCAATTCACCATTGCAGCTGCTTTTGGTAACGTTCATGGTGTTTATAAACCAGGAAACGTGAAATTAACACCAAAAATCTTAAAAAACTCTCAAGAGTATATCACTAAAAAATATAATGTAGAACACAATCATATCGATTTTGTATTCCATGGTGGCTCAGGATCTACAGTAGAAGAAATTAGAGAAGCCATTGGATATGGTGTTATTAAAATGAATATCGACACCGATATGCAATACGCTTTTATGACAGGAGTAAGAGATTACATGAACGACAAAGCCGACTATCTTAAAACACAAATTGGCAATCCAGAAGGTAGCGATGTGCCAAATAAAAAATACTACGACCCAAGAGTATGGTTGCGTAAAGGAGAAGACGCTTTTGTTGAAAGACTAAAAAAAGCCTTCGAAGACCTTAATAATGTAAATACTTTATAA
- a CDS encoding POTRA domain-containing protein has product MKLFFSKIALIIFCLGVLFSCNSVKRVPEGKKLLVKNTILVNGEKNKTERINNLLYQQKNRELLGLTPLRLHIYNLARPNIDSIINAGIDAKPKKRQHLENFLSKKQLDKYIDSRIGFNNWLKKTGEAPTIINEEKTKKSENQLKAYYFNNGWFNVETSSEVTQISDKKAEITYHVTTKEPYIVDSLSLDIASPIIDSLYQTEITNSHIVQGKQYETTDFETEKNRITYQMRNSGVYHFSEDYVFFEMDTVYTNNKVNVELQISNRKITSLDSSYTLPLHIYKVKDVNIYTDYSYQNKAQQISDTVQYKNYNLYSFNKMRFKPKALTDAVFITPNKIYQDKDRGNSYRHLSDLKTFSYPDIEYIENPDTTLTANIYLMPKKRFALNLSAEAYQSNIQTVGFSFNPGLLIRNVFRGAETLEISALGSIGASKDAGDNRDRFFDINELGANLKLTIPRLFFPINTEKIIPKTMFPSTRISLSTTSQTNIGLDKQTFSGVFNYKWHPSNIVTNRLDLFNVQYVKNLNPDNYFGVYGNSYNSLNDIASSINYNNGNDLTYPSQTDAFINDVLNGNTSISSNDDDYDTVSAINERKERLTKDNLIFASNFNYVRDNRETLYDETFSIFRFKIEFAGNLFSTIASLSGLEKNSNDRYEMFNVAYSQYVKTELDYVKHWDLGKKNVVAIRSFFGFAIPYGNSTNIPFSKSFFAGGANDNRAWTAYSLGPGSSESNNEFNEANLKIALSVEQRFNIFGSFHGALFVDAGNIWNALDDVEDDNATLDSFSALKDIAIGSGMGFRYDFGPVLFRFDIGFKTYDPSYLDQNRWFNDYNFQNAVYNIGINYPF; this is encoded by the coding sequence TTGAAATTATTTTTTTCAAAAATAGCATTAATTATTTTCTGTTTAGGAGTTTTGTTTTCATGTAACTCGGTAAAACGCGTTCCTGAAGGTAAAAAACTGCTTGTTAAAAATACCATTCTTGTTAATGGCGAGAAAAACAAAACAGAACGTATAAACAACCTTCTTTACCAGCAAAAAAATAGAGAATTGCTTGGTCTTACACCACTTCGCCTACATATTTACAACTTAGCAAGACCTAATATTGACTCTATTATAAATGCGGGAATAGATGCCAAACCTAAAAAACGCCAACATTTAGAAAACTTCTTATCAAAAAAACAATTAGATAAATATATAGACTCTAGAATAGGGTTTAATAATTGGCTTAAAAAAACAGGTGAAGCTCCAACTATTATCAATGAAGAGAAAACAAAAAAATCCGAAAACCAACTAAAAGCCTATTACTTTAACAATGGCTGGTTTAATGTTGAAACCTCTTCTGAAGTTACACAAATTAGCGATAAAAAAGCCGAAATAACTTACCATGTCACTACCAAAGAACCTTATATTGTAGATTCTTTAAGTCTTGATATCGCATCGCCAATTATAGATTCTTTATATCAAACAGAAATAACCAATTCTCATATTGTTCAAGGAAAACAATATGAAACCACCGATTTTGAAACTGAAAAAAACAGAATTACTTACCAAATGAGAAATTCTGGCGTGTATCATTTCTCCGAAGATTATGTGTTTTTTGAAATGGACACGGTGTATACCAATAATAAGGTTAATGTAGAATTACAAATTTCTAATAGAAAAATCACCTCTTTAGACTCCTCTTACACACTACCTTTACATATTTACAAAGTCAAAGACGTTAATATTTACACCGATTATTCCTATCAAAATAAAGCACAACAAATCTCAGACACAGTACAGTATAAAAATTATAATTTATACAGTTTTAACAAAATGCGTTTTAAACCTAAAGCATTAACCGATGCTGTATTTATTACCCCAAATAAAATTTATCAAGACAAAGACCGTGGAAATTCCTACAGACATTTAAGCGATTTAAAAACCTTTAGTTATCCAGATATAGAATATATCGAAAACCCAGACACCACATTAACAGCAAACATCTATTTAATGCCCAAAAAGCGTTTTGCGTTAAACTTAAGCGCCGAAGCTTACCAAAGTAACATACAAACTGTTGGGTTTTCTTTTAATCCAGGATTACTCATTAGAAATGTATTTCGTGGTGCCGAAACACTCGAAATTTCTGCACTAGGATCCATTGGAGCCTCCAAAGATGCTGGTGATAACAGAGATCGCTTTTTTGATATTAATGAGTTAGGAGCTAATTTAAAACTTACTATTCCAAGATTATTTTTTCCTATAAATACCGAAAAAATAATCCCAAAAACCATGTTTCCAAGCACACGTATATCACTGTCAACAACAAGTCAAACAAACATTGGCTTAGACAAACAAACATTTTCTGGCGTGTTTAACTATAAATGGCACCCATCAAACATTGTTACAAATAGATTAGATTTATTCAACGTACAGTATGTAAAAAACTTAAACCCAGACAATTATTTTGGTGTTTACGGTAACTCCTACAACTCCTTAAATGATATTGCCTCTAGTATTAACTATAATAACGGTAACGATTTAACCTATCCTTCACAAACAGATGCTTTTATAAATGATGTTTTAAACGGAAACACCTCTATATCATCAAACGACGATGATTATGACACCGTTTCAGCAATCAACGAAAGAAAAGAACGACTTACCAAAGACAACCTTATTTTTGCGAGCAACTTTAATTACGTAAGAGACAATCGAGAAACGCTTTACGACGAAACCTTCTCTATCTTTAGGTTTAAAATTGAGTTTGCAGGAAACCTGTTTTCTACCATTGCTAGTTTAAGTGGGTTAGAAAAAAATTCTAATGACCGCTACGAAATGTTTAACGTTGCCTATTCGCAGTATGTTAAAACAGAATTAGACTATGTTAAACACTGGGATTTAGGCAAAAAAAATGTTGTTGCCATTAGAAGCTTTTTTGGCTTTGCCATACCTTATGGCAACTCTACAAACATCCCGTTCTCTAAAAGTTTTTTTGCCGGTGGCGCCAACGACAATAGAGCTTGGACCGCCTATAGTTTAGGACCTGGAAGTTCAGAATCTAATAACGAGTTTAACGAAGCAAACCTAAAAATTGCCTTAAGTGTCGAACAACGTTTTAATATTTTTGGCAGTTTTCATGGGGCTTTATTTGTAGATGCTGGAAATATTTGGAATGCTTTAGATGATGTTGAAGACGACAATGCCACACTAGATAGTTTTAGCGCTTTAAAAGATATCGCTATTGGGTCGGGTATGGGGTTTCGCTATGATTTTGGTCCAGTACTCTTCCGTTTCGATATTGGTTTTAAAACCTACGACCCCTCCTACTTAGACCAAAACCGTTGGTTTAACGATTACAATTTTCAGAATGCCGTTTACAACATTGGTATAAATTACCCCTTTTAA
- a CDS encoding RNA methyltransferase, with protein MLSKNQIKLVRSLKQKKYRQQHGLFIAEGVKTITELLNSNFELYHLYTTDSFNIDANFETIISFAELKKISALKSPNTALAVFVMPEQTPVDLNTLIVALDDVQDPGNLGTIIRLCDWFGVTHLVCSENTVDCFNPKVIQATMGSITRVNIVYSSLRDFLSDVDVDVFGTFMDGEPVYSQQLPEQGVLVMGNEGNGISDMVKQHITKKIAIPRFGDTQKTESLNVATATAILLSEFKRSTGT; from the coding sequence ATGTTATCTAAAAATCAAATAAAACTCGTTAGAAGTTTAAAGCAAAAAAAATACCGGCAGCAACATGGTCTATTTATAGCCGAAGGTGTAAAAACCATTACAGAGCTTTTAAATTCTAATTTTGAATTGTATCATTTATATACAACAGACTCCTTCAATATTGATGCCAATTTTGAAACTATTATCTCTTTTGCCGAATTAAAAAAAATAAGCGCTTTAAAATCGCCTAATACAGCATTGGCTGTTTTTGTAATGCCAGAACAAACCCCTGTTGATTTAAATACGTTAATAGTGGCATTAGACGATGTTCAAGACCCTGGAAATTTAGGCACGATTATTAGACTATGCGATTGGTTTGGTGTAACACATTTAGTGTGTAGTGAGAATACCGTAGACTGTTTCAACCCAAAAGTAATACAAGCCACAATGGGCTCGATTACACGGGTGAATATTGTGTATAGTTCGTTACGCGATTTTTTAAGTGATGTAGACGTTGATGTGTTTGGAACCTTTATGGACGGAGAACCTGTTTATAGTCAACAATTACCAGAGCAAGGTGTTCTGGTTATGGGTAATGAAGGTAATGGTATTTCAGATATGGTTAAACAGCATATAACCAAAAAAATAGCCATTCCTCGATTTGGAGACACGCAAAAAACCGAGAGTTTAAATGTGGCTACAGCAACAGCAATATTGTTGAGTGAGTTTAAACGTTCTACTGGAACGTAA
- a CDS encoding porin family protein, giving the protein MKKSLYCLVFFLITQVASAQLFSKERIRNLDNFDKKFLSYGYFLGFNSYDFNFDYKFDRKDILVNKTTGFNVGLIGNMRINDYMDVRLEPGLYMTTRNLEYHPSYFQGMEYTDSDLKREIKSTYIHVPLLLKLSTKRLNNFKPFIVGGISTAINLSSNEKNPDDNSNGKFRTKSNMYFYEIGFGIDFYLYWFKFTPSIRGVFAINDEVVRDYDPNSPWTGNIESMKTRGVFINFTFQ; this is encoded by the coding sequence ATGAAGAAGAGTCTTTATTGTCTTGTATTTTTTCTGATAACGCAAGTCGCTTCGGCACAACTTTTTAGCAAAGAACGTATAAGAAATCTTGATAATTTTGATAAAAAGTTTTTAAGCTACGGATACTTTTTAGGGTTTAATAGTTACGATTTTAATTTCGACTATAAATTTGACCGTAAAGATATTTTAGTTAATAAAACCACCGGTTTTAATGTTGGATTAATTGGTAATATGCGTATTAACGACTATATGGATGTTAGGCTAGAACCAGGACTATACATGACCACTCGTAACTTAGAATATCACCCAAGTTATTTTCAAGGCATGGAGTATACCGATTCCGACTTAAAACGTGAGATTAAATCGACATACATTCATGTTCCGCTTCTATTAAAGCTATCTACCAAACGATTAAACAACTTTAAACCTTTTATTGTTGGCGGTATTTCTACAGCCATAAATTTATCGAGTAACGAAAAGAATCCAGACGATAATAGTAATGGTAAATTTAGAACAAAATCTAATATGTACTTTTACGAAATTGGCTTTGGTATCGATTTCTACTTGTACTGGTTCAAGTTTACACCATCTATTAGAGGGGTTTTTGCCATAAACGATGAAGTTGTTAGAGATTACGATCCTAACAGCCCCTGGACCGGAAACATAGAGTCCATGAAAACTCGTGGCGTCTTTATCAACTTTACGTTCCAGTAG
- the ubiE gene encoding bifunctional demethylmenaquinone methyltransferase/2-methoxy-6-polyprenyl-1,4-benzoquinol methylase UbiE: MAKVKPYKDSDLKKKEQVTKMFDNISGGYDSLNRVISFGIDIKWRKRVVAMIEQTNPESILDIATGTGDLAINLAQTNAKKIVGLDISQGMLDIGKQKVAEKKLNKTIEMVLGDSENLPFENNTFDAITVAFGVRNFEDLEKGLSEILRVLKPGGTFVILETSIPTKTPFKQGYNIYTKHIMPLIGKLFSKDKSAYKYLSDSASAFPYGEALNNILRKIGFIQVEDFPQTLGVATIYKSSKK, translated from the coding sequence TTGGCAAAAGTAAAACCATATAAAGATAGTGACCTAAAGAAAAAAGAGCAAGTCACTAAAATGTTTGATAATATTTCTGGCGGTTACGACAGCTTAAATCGTGTTATTTCCTTTGGTATTGATATAAAATGGCGTAAACGTGTGGTTGCTATGATTGAACAAACCAATCCAGAATCTATTTTAGATATTGCAACAGGAACTGGCGATTTAGCCATAAACTTAGCACAAACCAATGCTAAAAAAATTGTTGGTTTAGACATAAGTCAAGGTATGCTAGATATTGGGAAGCAAAAAGTAGCCGAAAAAAAATTAAATAAAACTATTGAAATGGTTTTAGGCGACTCTGAAAACCTTCCTTTTGAAAACAATACATTCGATGCCATAACAGTAGCTTTTGGCGTTAGAAATTTTGAAGATTTAGAAAAAGGACTTTCAGAAATTTTACGTGTATTAAAACCTGGAGGTACTTTTGTTATTTTAGAAACCTCCATCCCAACCAAAACACCTTTTAAACAAGGTTATAATATCTACACAAAACACATTATGCCTTTAATAGGCAAACTGTTCTCTAAGGACAAAAGCGCCTATAAATATTTAAGCGATTCGGCATCGGCATTTCCATATGGTGAAGCTTTAAACAATATTTTACGAAAAATTGGGTTTATACAGGTTGAAGACTTCCCACAAACCTTAGGAGTCGCAACAATTTATAAATCATCAAAAAAGTAA
- the trkA gene encoding Trk system potassium transporter TrkA, with translation MKIIIAGAGEVGFHLAKLLSYESQEITLIDVNKERLAYADTHLDIKVIKGDATSIAILKDARIESTDLFIGVTASETTNITACVLGKQLGAKRTIARISNTEFIHHKDEVGFTKFGIDELISPEALAAAEIELLLNQSAFNDSYEFEDGALTMFGLNLSRTATFVGKTVKEAAEILPEIHFVPIAIQRFGTQYTIIPRGDTQFKEGDSVVFITSEGGAEELCRMTGKVNREIKNIMILGGSQIGYKSARDLSKAYSNIKLVEKDRKHAIELADQLPRTLVINGDGRNVDLLEEEHISDMDAFIAVTENSETNIMSCLVAKSKGVRKTIALVENMDYFELSQSIGIDTLINKKLLAANNIFRYIRKGEVVAMTKLNNMNAELLEFKVKSTSKVCNKYIKDAGFPRSAIVGGVIRDGQAHIALGDFKVTEGDMVVVCCLPRSIKQVEKMFL, from the coding sequence ATGAAAATAATTATTGCTGGAGCTGGTGAAGTTGGATTTCATTTAGCAAAATTATTATCCTACGAATCCCAAGAAATTACTTTAATAGATGTTAACAAAGAAAGGTTAGCATATGCTGATACCCACTTAGATATTAAAGTTATTAAAGGTGATGCCACCTCAATTGCCATATTAAAAGATGCCCGAATAGAAAGTACCGATTTATTTATAGGTGTAACCGCATCTGAAACCACCAATATTACAGCCTGTGTTTTAGGTAAGCAATTAGGGGCTAAGCGTACAATTGCTAGAATATCGAATACAGAATTTATTCATCATAAAGATGAAGTAGGCTTTACCAAATTTGGTATAGATGAATTAATTTCTCCTGAGGCTTTAGCGGCTGCCGAAATAGAATTGTTGCTTAACCAGTCGGCTTTTAACGATAGTTACGAATTTGAAGATGGTGCTTTAACTATGTTTGGGTTAAATTTATCTAGAACAGCCACATTTGTTGGGAAAACTGTTAAAGAGGCTGCCGAAATTTTACCAGAAATACATTTTGTGCCTATAGCCATACAGCGTTTTGGTACGCAATACACAATCATTCCTCGCGGTGATACACAATTTAAAGAAGGCGATAGTGTGGTTTTTATTACTAGTGAAGGTGGTGCCGAGGAGCTTTGTAGAATGACGGGTAAAGTTAATCGTGAGATTAAGAATATTATGATTCTAGGCGGAAGCCAAATTGGGTATAAATCGGCAAGAGATTTAAGTAAAGCTTATTCTAATATAAAACTTGTAGAAAAAGATAGAAAGCACGCTATAGAGTTGGCAGATCAACTGCCGCGAACATTAGTTATAAATGGCGATGGTAGAAACGTAGATCTTTTAGAAGAAGAACATATTAGCGATATGGATGCTTTTATTGCTGTTACAGAAAACTCTGAAACCAATATTATGTCTTGTTTGGTTGCTAAATCAAAAGGCGTAAGAAAAACTATAGCGCTTGTTGAGAATATGGATTATTTTGAACTATCACAATCCATAGGTATCGATACCTTAATTAATAAAAAACTGCTTGCTGCGAATAATATATTTAGATACATAAGGAAAGGTGAAGTTGTCGCCATGACCAAGCTAAATAATATGAATGCCGAATTGCTAGAGTTTAAAGTAAAATCAACATCGAAGGTTTGTAATAAGTACATAAAAGATGCTGGCTTTCCGCGTTCTGCTATTGTAGGCGGAGTTATAAGAGATGGTCAAGCCCATATTGCACTTGGTGATTTTAAAGTCACCGAAGGTGATATGGTTGTGGTATGTTGCTTACCTAGATCTATCAAACAAGTTGAAAAAATGTTTTTGTAA
- a CDS encoding potassium transporter TrkG, with protein MKLNYKIIFHFFGLLLLFNGGFMLLASLVSLIYKDGATIGIFEAAGLTILTGLLVMFKTKSHKKEMNKREGYIVVGLGWVIMSLSGTLPYVFSGAIPSFTNAFFETMSGYTTTGASILNDIEAIPEGILFWRSLTHWIGGMGIIVLAIAVLPLLGIGGMQMFAAEAPGPNADKLHPRITDTAKRLWLIYFGYTAAETILLKVAGMSFFDAINHALCTLSTGGFSTKNASIAYWNDQPIIQYIIIIFMFLAGTNFVLSYFAFKGKVQKVLHDGEFKLYFKFIVAFTIIAALIIYFQADVSKSSIVHPMVWGEAESAFRHALFQVLAIVTTTGFVTADYTLWSPFLVVFFFGLMFLGGSAGSTSGGVKVIRHLILIENGFLEFKRSLHPNAILPLRYNKRSISGDIVFNIQGFFILYMLSFIVGALVFSMLGIDFESSVGLAASSLGNVGPALGDFGPVNNYAALPSLGKWWASFLMLIGRLELFTVLILLMPFFWRNR; from the coding sequence ATGAAACTCAATTACAAAATTATCTTTCATTTTTTTGGGTTACTATTATTGTTTAATGGCGGTTTTATGCTATTAGCTTCTTTAGTAAGCTTAATTTATAAAGATGGTGCTACCATTGGAATTTTTGAAGCTGCTGGCTTAACCATACTAACAGGGTTGTTAGTTATGTTTAAAACCAAAAGCCATAAAAAGGAAATGAATAAACGCGAGGGCTACATTGTTGTAGGTCTTGGTTGGGTTATTATGTCGCTTTCAGGAACCTTGCCTTATGTGTTTTCTGGTGCTATTCCAAGTTTCACGAATGCTTTTTTTGAAACCATGTCTGGGTATACTACAACAGGTGCATCTATTTTAAATGATATAGAAGCGATACCTGAAGGTATCTTATTTTGGCGTAGTTTAACCCATTGGATAGGCGGTATGGGAATTATTGTATTAGCTATTGCTGTTTTGCCATTGTTGGGTATTGGTGGTATGCAAATGTTTGCCGCCGAAGCGCCAGGACCTAACGCCGATAAGCTTCATCCAAGAATTACCGATACAGCTAAACGTTTATGGCTAATTTATTTTGGCTATACCGCAGCCGAAACTATTTTGCTCAAGGTGGCTGGTATGTCTTTTTTCGATGCTATTAATCATGCACTTTGTACGTTATCAACAGGAGGGTTTTCTACAAAAAACGCTAGCATTGCTTATTGGAATGACCAGCCTATTATTCAATATATTATTATAATTTTCATGTTTTTAGCAGGGACTAACTTTGTATTAAGTTATTTTGCTTTTAAAGGAAAGGTGCAAAAAGTGTTGCATGATGGCGAGTTTAAACTTTATTTTAAGTTTATTGTAGCGTTTACAATTATAGCAGCTTTAATTATCTACTTTCAAGCCGATGTGTCAAAATCGTCTATTGTTCATCCTATGGTTTGGGGAGAAGCCGAAAGCGCCTTTAGGCATGCGTTATTTCAAGTGTTAGCTATAGTAACAACAACAGGTTTTGTAACTGCCGATTATACTCTTTGGTCACCCTTTTTAGTCGTGTTTTTCTTCGGATTAATGTTTCTTGGTGGTTCGGCAGGAAGTACCTCTGGTGGGGTAAAAGTGATTAGACATTTAATTCTTATAGAAAATGGATTCTTAGAATTTAAAAGGTCGCTTCATCCTAATGCTATTTTACCCTTGCGTTACAATAAGCGGTCTATTTCTGGAGATATTGTATTTAATATTCAAGGCTTTTTTATTCTTTATATGTTGTCTTTTATTGTTGGAGCTTTAGTGTTTTCTATGCTTGGTATAGATTTTGAATCTTCGGTAGGTTTGGCTGCCTCTAGTTTAGGTAATGTGGGACCAGCATTAGGCGATTTTGGGCCAGTTAATAACTATGCTGCTTTGCCATCTTTAGGAAAATGGTGGGCATCGTTTTTAATGTTAATAGGACGATTGGAACTCTTTACAGTGTTAATTTTATTGATGCCTTTCTTCTGGAGGAATCGATAA